The Branchiostoma floridae strain S238N-H82 chromosome 1, Bfl_VNyyK, whole genome shotgun sequence sequence TTGAAACACACAATGTCATCCAGGTACTGGTtatataatctacatgtatgttgatctTGTTTTACTTTCCTTTGCAAAGATTCACAGATGCTGGAATGTGTTTGCATGTTGTCATTTTGACTATAACACAGAAGGaaatttacattttcatatgaCAGCAACACATTTTAATATGATTTTACAAATTTAATAGATCAGCTCCATTGGTATCTGATAGACTCTTTACTATCCAGTTTAGGATCCCAAGTAGACAAGAGACAAATCTGTGCTCAGGCTGGACTTCTGCACCACCTACCATCTTCAGTAACCTGATGTTTCCAGGCAGTTTCCTTCTGGCCACCTCTGCTGGGGTTGTTCAGTATCCTCTGGGGGAGTATGCTAACACAACTAAGTGTGTAAGTAAGCTGATTGGTCCAAGTGATCCTCTATCTGGAAGGTTCCAAGTGATTGGGATTGGAGGTGAACCTGATAAAGGAGATGTTTTGGTGGCAGACATGACTGATTCCAAGTACCAGGCAATAGACTTTGTGGAATTAGTTGACCATAGGAACTTGTCTTACTGTGCTGTATTGGACAGGACTGGTGACTATTCAGCATGTACTTTAGTTGATGCTGCCATCAGTCCAGTGACCAACCAAACATTCCTTTTCTTGGTTCTAACAAATGACATGAATGCAGACAAACATTACCACGTAATGCAGTTCATTGGTGAGCCTGGTCAAGGCACATGGGAGGAACTGTCTGTTATATCAGATAAGCTGCCACCTAAGTCACAGTTTGACCATTTCACATGGTTAACAAGTGATGTTCaggaccaaggacaggaccaacTTACACTGACGGGCATGTCCTTCTTGGGGATGGTGTCACAAGGCCTGTACCTGTGGGGCAGTGCTGTTTTGTACAGGTAAATCTACATGTTTATTGAAAATACTCAGTCTGTTTTATTGTATATTACAGTGCACGATTGGTGCCTCAAATCAATGACACTATCACATTTGTgtgttagcctgggtatcaACCTCTTTAGCTACTATTGGCTTTATCTTTTTGCTTCTTTAGTGGGAAAGCAAGAAAAAGAGAATGCCAGTAGTAACTACGGAGAATGGCTAATGGGTGTGTCAAATGAGATCCTTGTTCTTGTCTCTCTCAGTGAAGATGCAGGAAGGACCTTGTGGTGGCTTCACACCTTCATGTCTAACTCTACTGTCACCCAGCTTGTACCGTCTGGAGATGGGGCTTTTGCCTTCCTCACCGATTCACAGGAGGTTATAGGTTTTATTACCTTTGTACAAGGCTAAATTTTAGCAGGGTGTTTCTTTGTGCACTTCATGTAGGTAATAGCAACACAGTATTATCTTGAATGTTGATTCCCATGATTGTATATTTCTAAGATTGTAATTAAGACTGAAATATGCACTATATTGCTGATATTTATAATGTATGTCCAAATTTTGAAGTAAGAAAGTACAATATTTGtactttgaaattttttttctcgtaAAATAAAGATTACAGAACGTTTGTATGTTACTTTACAACACCACAACATAAAGACCCTTTTGATTATATTTCTATGCTGAGTTGAAAGAAGCCATATTTTCCTGACGAGCCTGTCTACCTGCTGTTGGCTTCTGTCCTTTCAGTTATGGTATGGGATGGCTGGCACCACTCGGCTCGTGAAGCTGAGACCCAGTGAGGGTTGGTCTTTGGCAGAGAGTTTTGGTGACCTGCAGATTCGCTGTCACAACACCAGCACACTTGCCATATTCATGGATATCAATAGTGAACTCAGGGAGGTCTGTACTTCTTCTTTCTTAGATCATTTTTACATATAAATTTTTAGATACGTGGACCAGTCTAAAAAATCATGAGAAACATTGTCAGCTCTTggtttttttttgcagtgtcAGTTTGCCCATAGCCTTTGTTTGAAGGTTAAGAGAACCAGTTCACAAAGGCTTACTAGTGCCTGTTTCTCATGCAAACTAATGCATTGATAGAGGAGGCTGTTATTTGTTTTCTGTAAGGTCAGATGTATGTTAAACACCATGTCTCCCTGCAGGTCCTGACCATAGTTACCAACAATAGTGTTCAGATATCCAGTCAGACCATCCCAGTCATAGACATTTTGCAGCATCAAACTTACTTAACTGGAATTCAGAAAATGCGGACAGCTTTGGCAGGGTATGGATTCAATCAGAATATTAATTTAGAGGAGTTAATttctttggtttattttttgGAATGTTTTATTCCCTGTCAGGATCAAAACAAGGGTCTCCTGTTTTTATACTGCTTCTCTTGGGATGACAATAATGTAATGGTTATTTTATTGCAGGCTAGAAAGTCAAGTTACTGAAAACCTTTGAAAGTTTCTGTTCAACAAAGCTTCATCACAAATTTTGAACTAACAGCTAACAATGTTCTGCCCCTGCTTCATGTAATCCTGGATTCCATTGTTGACTTTCATGTTACGTTCTGTTTTTAACTTTGTCATAGAGCAAAGCAACATGGCAGGTTTTTGAATTGTGGATGCCAGgttttaactacatgtattatcatttgCTAACATTTGGAAATCCTTGGCAACATACCTTGCAGAACGACAGATGTGGACAACTTCCCCGTCACCATTCCCCGCAGTTGCCCCTACTCCTTCATGCAGTTGGAAATACCAGACATCCAACACAACAGTGACATGAAAAAGTTTAACATCCGACCAGCACATATAAGTTATTCCCGACCTGTTCATACGTCAGACTCCCTGGCTGTGTACTCTGGGATGGTACACTACATGACCCACTACAAACCACCTCAAGAATGGGTTAGTATGGAGGTACAATGTATTGGAATGGGCTGGAATTAATGATATATGGTATCAGCATACCAGGAGCATGATATCATGTCTTGCACGTCCAGTTTGTTTAATTATAGTTTTGGATTTCATACTCAAGTGCTTTTTTTAGCAGTACACAAATACACTAATTGTTCACGAATCATTTtctattttggaaaaaaaatgacgCAATTGTAACTCCTCCTCTGCTTCTGTGCATTAATTGCAGGCATACAGTCTTGCTGCTATTAATAATTTCCAGAACCTGCTGGCTGCTCATGAGAATGTGCAGGTATTAgttctttcttttgttgtttaaaCTGCAAGTGCTTTCAATACAAAAATTTTACTATGGCATAGTGTTACCTTTATTATGGCATTGTATTATAAACACATAATGTATAATTTGTTGGCAGGTCATTCAGAAAACAGACAGTATTTAGTTAACTTACCAGTTTTTGTTGCTGCTTGGTTCCTCATTAAGTGTAGGAAATTTAAACATTTATTTTGATGCATTACCATGTTCCTCTCTCCAGGAttactatacatacatgtactcaacACGGAACATAAAAGATGTGTTTCTCAGCCTGGAGGATTACCAGGAagtaagtgtttgttttttgcgCTATTGACTTAGTTTTGAGTGCTTAGATTcaatacatttgtttttaaaatgttggaACACTTGCTATAGGAATCTTTTTATTAATCTTAACCCTACAGCCGCACAGCAATGCCAGTGCCACACAATTTCCGCAGCATGTCTTCCTGGACACCAAAGCCTCCTTCATAGTCTACATCAGAATGAATCTGCACCCTGCTCACCCCAAAGGTAATCAGTCTGTAttctctatacatgtacatcatctaTCATGTTGAACTTTACTTAAAAATGGACCCAATAGTCTTGTTTGATATGTTTTCCTGCTTGTTGCAGACACGGAGACATACGAGCACACATCCATGGATCATCTCCAGTTGTCAGTCTGGGTGTCTGAACCCACACTCCTGGATGTCACCTCCAACAAGACAGTTTTCTACCATAACTCCTCTGTGCTCTATCAGGTAAGAAGGGGTTGAAGAACATTATTTGTCAAACTACAAATACAAATTTATGCGTtcttgatgttgatgtttctgATCTGGGGACAAAAGACATTGCCCTGGTGAATGTTAGTTTAGTGCCTAAGACCATATCACAAATTAAAAAAGAATCTCCAATACACAGTTTCATGCAATATCCTGGCAAAGGAGTTTTTACAACAGCCATTAAAATATAGGACAAATGCTCAGCTGCCCCAGAACATTGGTAAATCTGTGTTGTAAATTCAAGATGCTGTCCGGTATGGTTACTACTTAAGTTATCGGGTAGCACTATTGATCAATCGTGTTTCAGTAAATAGAACTGATGTGTCCTCCAGATTACTGTTGCAGACACAGGTGTGTACAAGCAGCAGCATCCTCCTGGAGAGAAGTTACAGGCTGTGTCTCTCCAAATGCAGGTTTGTTCACCAACCCAAGGCAGTGTTACATGCTGTGCTGTATGTAGTTGGCAAAATGCCCCATGTGTAGGCCCATTGCTGCACTACAGGGACAGTTCTGTTAacttgtgtgtgttttcagcaccaaggacaggtattgACAAAATGATTATTGCGGGAAGccatcttttatttcatctttgCATATTGTATCAGTTGACTTTTACATTACTGTTTACCATCTTGTCATTTACCTTCTTGTCATTACCTTCTTGTCATTCAAAATGGATACGACATTTCTTCCAATGTTGATCATTATGACAACTTAGTTAAGTTTTCACACATGTTGTCTACAGCCTTGGAATGCACCCCTGAACTGTTTTCACCAGGAGAAAACACAGGTAACACACTGGAGAGGCAGCATTATTAGCAATAAGCTATGTTCAAAGTGTGAAATTCTATGTTTGATAAGAGGTGTAAGTAAGTCATTTGTACAATTTATATttgtttattattatcatcagtATTGCAAGGTAAATTACACCAGTTGAACTATATGGATGTAAGTTGATTTTATGTACcagcattttgtatttctattgcCAGTATAACTTGAtatattgatatacatgtatttgttgtttAGGGAGTGTTATCAACCAGAGTGATGCTGGGATGTCCCTTGTCAGTGAAGGTCCTGTTTGACTCAGCCACTTCCCTCCCATACTCCATTACTAAGTACAGCTGTCGGCAGACTGATCCTGACATTCCCTGCTTCTACTTGAACAAAGGTGCATAAGCCATAGTTGATATCTATGGCACATTAGCACCACACTACTGTTTTACCCTGATCttatataatgtatatgtagAATACCAGTAATCTGTAAGCCATATGTTCTTTGAATGAGCTGTGTTGATTTGGCATCACCTGTTGATACTACAGACTGTTGATTTATCAGTGAACCCATCATTTTAAGAGCATACATTTACAGACCATATGATGAGCATCTATCATATTCAACCAGGAGTAAGGATTAGATATAATCATCAGAAGTTTTAATGtttgacatctttttttttttagccttCAGACCATTCTTTAAGGTGAATGACCTTGTGACAAGGACATCTGTTGAGTACAAGGGAAACTACACCCTACTGCTGATTGGTGGAGGATGGAATTCTCTCAGTAATGTTGAGATGTGGAGTCAGGAACAGGTTGAATTGTACAACCCTCACTTCAGGTAGATTCTGTGCTGTTAGGTTAGCTACTAATTAGTGTCAGCAATGAAAAGGCTTTAGAAACTTTACCGTGACTTTTATTGGCCATTTTGGCATATCTAGAAAGTCATTATTATTCCTTTGTTGACAGGGAAGATGCTCCAGCCATGTGGTGGCCAGGGTCCAGTGTGCTAGCAACTGACAGGATTTTTAGCCAGAACCAAAATGTCATCAGGTCAGTTATTTTCCAATGAACCTTGTATTCCCTAGCTGTGGACTATACTATGTGCACAAAGGAATATCTATCCATTTTAtgacaatgtgtttgtgtgtaattttcttgttacaaatgCTTATAGAGTCTCTCCGTGGTGCTGAACTGTTGTCGCTACCAGGTTGCTGTGAGCCCAAATGTCAGGTCCAAACACTACCTATAAATAATGTATTGTGATTTGTTTGCATgattttacaatgtttatcttTGCCTCGATTATATTTGTTGTTCTCGTTTGGCAGCTGGATCTGGCCAATGGACTCTCCTTGGTGTCAACTGGTCCCAAACCTGGGAGCCGTACCTGAATACTACCTACTCTTCCGTTTTTCAAACAAGTATCCATATGCCCATTCTTATACATTGTTTCAtcccatgtttgtttttttcgtatATAATCATCATTCATATGGACCTGGATCATTACAATTGTAGTTTAGTTATACCTGATTCTCACAATGTATTCCTAGATTATTGATGTACTCAAACTGAGTCAAAGTAGTATAGTAGCATAGCATATGGATATATTCAGTTTACTTCTATAGGCTGATTCTAACCTTTACCACACAACACTACCTCATGGAATTGCAGAACAGAGTACAAGTTAATTCTTTTCCTAATTTTAGTACCTTGTATCAAAGTTTATGCTAATTGTGTGCAGTATTGCTTTGTGTATCATGCTTGATCTCTTTATTATTTATACAGGGGAGTTGACAGCTCCACCAACTGTGAGCACACCCTTCAGTTTTACATTCGTGTGTATGGAAATCCCGTCCACTACAGCTTCAAGATAGCCCTactttttgtatgcttttttctttcttgttcacACATTTGATCAATATTATCTGTCACTTACCCTCTGCTTCAGAATTTATTTGGACCACTTATTTTTATGTATCTTTACTGTAATGCAAAACTGATGTATGGCCAATGTGTAATGTCCTAGTTACCCATAGTACACCACATGTTACCCATAGTATGCCACACAATGATTAACAGTCAAAAACTGCAGTAGCTAGTACATTTTTAATCGTTTTGTTCCTTGGGGTT is a genomic window containing:
- the LOC118414491 gene encoding cation channel sperm-associated protein subunit gamma-like isoform X2; the encoded protein is MGLNLQPGGKLKMSSMFRTFALCYFVCNIVCRTICASDFKKLQWWVDEIRYSHLAESVAVQSSSPLVPVGNVWKDLGVQNVVSELQDDYSSFPYWLRIQVKQNNKVSHSAARYLALRGITPVVRFLPRASPRVDNSLPSGSMELHGALIDQADWKVDHDNSSCYFLCEPAWLVPLPMDNYTSLPRVEVLGGGDAVLMKMLSEGVHIHHFHSQLLEFPDALGNKSDLSVSDLATWDPYHAVHIPLLSPSIIMTGFSNSTLGVFTSDQFETHNVIQFRIPSRQETNLCSGWTSAPPTIFSNLMFPGSFLLATSAGVVQYPLGEYANTTKCVSKLIGPSDPLSGRFQVIGIGGEPDKGDVLVADMTDSKYQAIDFVELVDHRNLSYCAVLDRTGDYSACTLVDAAISPVTNQTFLFLVLTNDMNADKHYHVMQFIGEPGQGTWEELSVISDKLPPKSQFDHFTWLTSDVQDQGQDQLTLTGMSFLGMVSQGLYLWGSAVLYSEDAGRTLWWLHTFMSNSTVTQLVPSGDGAFAFLTDSQELWYGMAGTTRLVKLRPSEGWSLAESFGDLQIRCHNTSTLAIFMDINSELREVLTIVTNNSVQISSQTIPVIDILQHQTYLTGIQKMRTALAGTTDVDNFPVTIPRSCPYSFMQLEIPDIQHNSDMKKFNIRPAHISYSRPVHTSDSLAVYSGMVHYMTHYKPPQEWAYSLAAINNFQNLLAAHENVQDYYTYMYSTRNIKDVFLSLEDYQEPHSNASATQFPQHVFLDTKASFIVYIRMNLHPAHPKDTETYEHTSMDHLQLSVWVSEPTLLDVTSNKTVFYHNSSVLYQITVADTGVYKQQHPPGEKLQAVSLQMQPWNAPLNCFHQEKTQGVLSTRVMLGCPLSVKVLFDSATSLPYSITKYSCRQTDPDIPCFYLNKAFRPFFKVNDLVTRTSVEYKGNYTLLLIGGGWNSLSNVEMWSQEQVELYNPHFREDAPAMWWPGSSVLATDRIFSQNQNVIRGVDSSTNCEHTLQFYIRVYGNPVHYSFKIALLFATFVFGLLAAITYYLCHRNDAKLWNKVVRPVTDRMYNTKTYLKRRLSMVLAPPTFNADKAEGVEKEDGFQWRADEDLDTSEGGVEEPFTTPVVPMPNIIIQSGSTMDMELSRRHRLEPLDFTHQHKT
- the LOC118414491 gene encoding cation channel sperm-associated protein subunit gamma-like isoform X1 — encoded protein: MGLNLQPGGKLKMSSMFRTFALCYFVCNIVCRTICASDFKKLQWWVDEIRYSHLAESVAVQSSSPLVPVGNVWKDLGVQNVVSELQDDYSSFPYWLRIQVKQNNKVSHSAARYLALRGITPVVRFLPRASPRVDNSLPSGSMELHGALIDQADWKVDHDNSSCYFLCEPAWLVPLPMDNYTSLPRVEVLGGGDAVLMKMLSEGVHIHHFHSQLLEFPDALGNKSDLSVSDLATWDPYHAVHIPLLSPSIIMTGFSNSTLGVFTSDQFETHNVIQFRIPSRQETNLCSGWTSAPPTIFSNLMFPGSFLLATSAGVVQYPLGEYANTTKCVSKLIGPSDPLSGRFQVIGIGGEPDKGDVLVADMTDSKYQAIDFVELVDHRNLSYCAVLDRTGDYSACTLVDAAISPVTNQTFLFLVLTNDMNADKHYHVMQFIGEPGQGTWEELSVISDKLPPKSQFDHFTWLTSDVQDQGQDQLTLTGMSFLGMVSQGLYLWGSAVLYSEDAGRTLWWLHTFMSNSTVTQLVPSGDGAFAFLTDSQELWYGMAGTTRLVKLRPSEGWSLAESFGDLQIRCHNTSTLAIFMDINSELREVLTIVTNNSVQISSQTIPVIDILQHQTYLTGIQKMRTALAGTTDVDNFPVTIPRSCPYSFMQLEIPDIQHNSDMKKFNIRPAHISYSRPVHTSDSLAVYSGMVHYMTHYKPPQEWAYSLAAINNFQNLLAAHENVQDYYTYMYSTRNIKDVFLSLEDYQEPHSNASATQFPQHVFLDTKASFIVYIRMNLHPAHPKDTETYEHTSMDHLQLSVWVSEPTLLDVTSNKTVFYHNSSVLYQITVADTGVYKQQHPPGEKLQAVSLQMQPWNAPLNCFHQEKTQGVLSTRVMLGCPLSVKVLFDSATSLPYSITKYSCRQTDPDIPCFYLNKAFRPFFKVNDLVTRTSVEYKGNYTLLLIGGGWNSLSNVEMWSQEQVELYNPHFREDAPAMWWPGSSVLATDRIFSQNQNVISWIWPMDSPWCQLVPNLGAVPEYYLLFRFSNKGVDSSTNCEHTLQFYIRVYGNPVHYSFKIALLFATFVFGLLAAITYYLCHRNDAKLWNKVVRPVTDRMYNTKTYLKRRLSMVLAPPTFNADKAEGVEKEDGFQWRADEDLDTSEGGVEEPFTTPVVPMPNIIIQSGSTMDMELSRRHRLEPLDFTHQHKT
- the LOC118414491 gene encoding cation channel sperm-associated protein subunit gamma-like isoform X3, yielding MTGFSNSTLGVFTSDQFETHNVIQFRIPSRQETNLCSGWTSAPPTIFSNLMFPGSFLLATSAGVVQYPLGEYANTTKCVSKLIGPSDPLSGRFQVIGIGGEPDKGDVLVADMTDSKYQAIDFVELVDHRNLSYCAVLDRTGDYSACTLVDAAISPVTNQTFLFLVLTNDMNADKHYHVMQFIGEPGQGTWEELSVISDKLPPKSQFDHFTWLTSDVQDQGQDQLTLTGMSFLGMVSQGLYLWGSAVLYSEDAGRTLWWLHTFMSNSTVTQLVPSGDGAFAFLTDSQELWYGMAGTTRLVKLRPSEGWSLAESFGDLQIRCHNTSTLAIFMDINSELREVLTIVTNNSVQISSQTIPVIDILQHQTYLTGIQKMRTALAGTTDVDNFPVTIPRSCPYSFMQLEIPDIQHNSDMKKFNIRPAHISYSRPVHTSDSLAVYSGMVHYMTHYKPPQEWAYSLAAINNFQNLLAAHENVQDYYTYMYSTRNIKDVFLSLEDYQEPHSNASATQFPQHVFLDTKASFIVYIRMNLHPAHPKDTETYEHTSMDHLQLSVWVSEPTLLDVTSNKTVFYHNSSVLYQITVADTGVYKQQHPPGEKLQAVSLQMQPWNAPLNCFHQEKTQGVLSTRVMLGCPLSVKVLFDSATSLPYSITKYSCRQTDPDIPCFYLNKAFRPFFKVNDLVTRTSVEYKGNYTLLLIGGGWNSLSNVEMWSQEQVELYNPHFREDAPAMWWPGSSVLATDRIFSQNQNVISWIWPMDSPWCQLVPNLGAVPEYYLLFRFSNKGVDSSTNCEHTLQFYIRVYGNPVHYSFKIALLFATFVFGLLAAITYYLCHRNDAKLWNKVVRPVTDRMYNTKTYLKRRLSMVLAPPTFNADKAEGVEKEDGFQWRADEDLDTSEGGVEEPFTTPVVPMPNIIIQSGSTMDMELSRRHRLEPLDFTHQHKT
- the LOC118414491 gene encoding cation channel sperm-associated protein subunit gamma-like isoform X4, producing the protein MSSRIPSRQETNLCSGWTSAPPTIFSNLMFPGSFLLATSAGVVQYPLGEYANTTKCVSKLIGPSDPLSGRFQVIGIGGEPDKGDVLVADMTDSKYQAIDFVELVDHRNLSYCAVLDRTGDYSACTLVDAAISPVTNQTFLFLVLTNDMNADKHYHVMQFIGEPGQGTWEELSVISDKLPPKSQFDHFTWLTSDVQDQGQDQLTLTGMSFLGMVSQGLYLWGSAVLYSEDAGRTLWWLHTFMSNSTVTQLVPSGDGAFAFLTDSQELWYGMAGTTRLVKLRPSEGWSLAESFGDLQIRCHNTSTLAIFMDINSELREVLTIVTNNSVQISSQTIPVIDILQHQTYLTGIQKMRTALAGTTDVDNFPVTIPRSCPYSFMQLEIPDIQHNSDMKKFNIRPAHISYSRPVHTSDSLAVYSGMVHYMTHYKPPQEWAYSLAAINNFQNLLAAHENVQDYYTYMYSTRNIKDVFLSLEDYQEPHSNASATQFPQHVFLDTKASFIVYIRMNLHPAHPKDTETYEHTSMDHLQLSVWVSEPTLLDVTSNKTVFYHNSSVLYQITVADTGVYKQQHPPGEKLQAVSLQMQPWNAPLNCFHQEKTQGVLSTRVMLGCPLSVKVLFDSATSLPYSITKYSCRQTDPDIPCFYLNKAFRPFFKVNDLVTRTSVEYKGNYTLLLIGGGWNSLSNVEMWSQEQVELYNPHFREDAPAMWWPGSSVLATDRIFSQNQNVISWIWPMDSPWCQLVPNLGAVPEYYLLFRFSNKGVDSSTNCEHTLQFYIRVYGNPVHYSFKIALLFATFVFGLLAAITYYLCHRNDAKLWNKVVRPVTDRMYNTKTYLKRRLSMVLAPPTFNADKAEGVEKEDGFQWRADEDLDTSEGGVEEPFTTPVVPMPNIIIQSGSTMDMELSRRHRLEPLDFTHQHKT